From the Megalobrama amblycephala isolate DHTTF-2021 unplaced genomic scaffold, ASM1881202v1 scaffold465, whole genome shotgun sequence genome, one window contains:
- the LOC125261696 gene encoding C-type lectin domain family 4 member K-like: protein MSYYGDINIPFTHGMDREDEEEMNINANADPINCFEVRTETENSKRHQTPQHTEMACVKIRSSRATAVCLVLLCVLLLTAVIVLGVYIHTKSTNYTEEKKQLLTKITNITEERDQLLTKITNIAGEKDQLLTKNTNLTEEKGQLLTNNTNLTEERDQLLTNNTNLTEERDQLLTNITNLTEERDQLLTNNINLTEERGQLLTNITNLTEERDALSSNNSDLIKQRNQLNQEKNELLKMDGWVYYQYSFYLISSEKRSWTESRRYCTDRGADLIIINNKAEQDFIKKIFCSQVWIGLTDSEVEGSWKWVDGSTQTSGFWASEEPGGHRGENCALTRESGWADYPCNDKFKCICEKSI, encoded by the exons ATGTCTTATTACGGCGATATCAACATTCCCTTTACACATGGGATGGACAGAGAAGATGAAGAAGAGATGAATATCAATGCTAATGCTGATCCTATAAACTGTTTTGAAGTCAGGACAGAAACGGAGAACTCCAAGAGACACCAAACTCCTCAACACACAG AAATGGCTTGTGTGAAGATCAGAAGCTCCAGAGCAACTGCAGTGTGTTTGGTGCTGCTGTGTGTTCTTCTGCTGACTGCAGTCATAGTGCTGGGTGTCTACATCCATACAAAGAGCACCAACTACACAGAAGAGAAAAAACAGCTACTAACCAAGATCACCAACATCACAGAAGAGAGAGACCAGCTACTAACCAAGATAACCAACATCGCAGGAGAGAAAGACCAACTACTAACCAAAAATACCAACCTTACTGAGGAGAAAGGCCAGCTACTAACCAACAATACCAACCTTACTGAGGAGAGAGACCAGCTACTAACCAACAATACCAACCTTACTGAGGAGAGAGACCAGCTACTAACCAATATCACCAACCTGACAGAAGAAAGAGATCAGCTACTAACAAACAATATCAACCTTACTGAGGAGAGAGGCCAGCTACTAACCAATATCACCAACCTCACAGAAGAGAGAGATGCATTATCATCAAATAACAGTGACCTTATCAAACAAAGAAACCAATTAAATCAGGAGAAAAACGAACTGTTAAAAATGG ATGGATGGGTTTATTATCAATACAGTTTTTACTTAATTTCCTCTGAGAAGAGGAGCTGGACTGAGAGCAGAAGATACTGTACAGACAGAGGAGCAgatctgatcatcataaacaaCAAAGCGGAACAA GATTTTATTAAGAAAATTTTTTGTTCTCAAGTCTGGATTGGTCTGACTGACAGTGAAGTGGAGGGCAGCTGGAAATGGGTTGATGGCAGCACACAGACCTCCGG GTTCTGGGCATCTGAAGAGCCTGGTGGACATAGAGGAGAGAACTGTGCTCTAACTCGTGAATCAGGATGGGCTGATTACCCATGCAATGATAAGTTTAAATGTATCTGTGAGAagagcatttaa